In Pseudomonadota bacterium, the DNA window AGGGTATATGATGATCACGGACTGGTACCGACGCCAACAGTCGGAAGGTCCACTCTCTGGCCGTCGGGGCCTCACCTCCCCCAGCCCCCCTCCCCGTCGGCCTCTTATTTTTTCCGTGGCGCCATCTCAAAACCAACGAGGTCAGGTCTCCTTTGCCCTCGTCATCGGCGTCACGCTTGCCGTTCTGATCACATTGCTCGCCCTCTCCTCGAGCCGCGCGGCACGTGAGCGTGAGCTCGTGGTCTGGACGGCCTTCAAGGACTCCGAGATCCCCGTGCTGCGCAGAGCCGCAGACGCCTTCGAAGGCGCCGAAGGGGTGCGCGTGCGCATCATTCGCGTACCCTTCCAGGAGCTTCAGGCGAAGGTGCAGGTCTCCGTTCCGGTGGGCCAGGGGCCAGACCTGATCACCGGGCCGCACGACTGGATCGGCACGTTCGCGCAAGCAGACATGGTCTCTGCAGTCGACCTGGCCGAAGCCAGCACCAGCGAGTACCTTCCCGTGGCGCTGCAGGCCGTGCGCTACCGCGGACGGCTGTATGGCCTCCCGGTCAGCGTGAGCACGCTGGGGCTCGTGGTGAACAAGAAGCTGATCGACGATGTGCCTGACACGTTCCCCGAGCTTCTCGAGAAGGCGAAGACGCTCACCCACGACGACCAGTTCGGCTTCCTCTTCGACGACACCGA includes these proteins:
- a CDS encoding maltose ABC transporter substrate-binding protein, with product MMITDWYRRQQSEGPLSGRRGLTSPSPPPRRPLIFSVAPSQNQRGQVSFALVIGVTLAVLITLLALSSSRAARERELVVWTAFKDSEIPVLRRAADAFEGAEGVRVRIIRVPFQELQAKVQVSVPVGQGPDLITGPHDWIGTFAQADMVSAVDLAEASTSEYLPVALQAVRYRGRLYGLPVSVSTLGLVVNKKLIDDVPDTFPELLEKAKTLTHDDQFGFLFDDTDLFFAWPFFGGYGAHIFAEGPDGLDPLKVGLDSPEAVKAAALLQSLHTTHIIPVGTRKESASSLFREGRCAMTITGPWSLQDYRDKQIDYRFVPIPKLDNGRWPQPLVSVDAIFLSRSSREPALATRLMQALTSRNAEAELNLAAGRIPARRDAQDDERVARNPDVPAIGRCVDKGVPMPAIPAMTQVWGPMADALTLITSGQAPPDAGLAQAVRQIIENIKKSME